From one Microlunatus sp. Gsoil 973 genomic stretch:
- the cydD gene encoding thiol reductant ABC exporter subunit CydD has product MAINDLARTAPQPAAGPSPVRGDRPAAARRGPLDPRLIRRASAVRWQLVATSLLGTLTAVSIVAIAWFIAYGVGVAFDRRSVAPIVAAAPWLAAAFVARGGLSWLSDLVAVRTSAAVKSQLRREVAASYLRPDTDQPDRGTVITLITSGLDDLDGYFARYLPQLVLAVTVPSVIGIAIAFEDLLSAVIIALTLPLIPLFMALVGWTTEKITGRRWQVQARLSHHFIDLVAGLPTLRAFGRAKGQAEGLRRSGEANRVETMATLRVALLSALVLELLATLSVAIVAVVIGLRVIAGQVDLQTSLFVLVLAPEAYLPLRKVGVHYHDAAGGAAAARAAFDLIGKHPTATTTSPTAAGRAMPEGPLEILVRDVGYTFPGASAPALERVTLVAPVGDVTVLWGASGSGKSTLLRMLTGWLTPTTGQIMINGTDTRRIDQSELQQAVAWVGQEPALLRGTVADNVRLGLSTATDDQIARALFAAGVDLDPGRRVDEGAGLSAGELRRVALARAWLRIRYGSGRLLLLDEPTAGLDEDNELDAIAMIKDLGVTAVVVSHRPAVLAAADHVVPMRVRS; this is encoded by the coding sequence ATGGCGATCAACGACCTGGCCCGCACTGCACCGCAGCCAGCTGCCGGCCCCAGCCCGGTCCGCGGGGACCGACCGGCGGCCGCCCGACGTGGGCCATTGGATCCCCGGCTGATCCGCCGCGCCTCGGCGGTTCGCTGGCAGCTTGTCGCGACATCGCTGCTGGGCACGCTCACCGCGGTCAGCATCGTGGCGATCGCCTGGTTCATCGCGTACGGCGTCGGTGTGGCGTTCGACCGGCGCAGCGTTGCGCCGATCGTCGCCGCCGCGCCCTGGCTCGCTGCCGCCTTCGTAGCCCGTGGCGGGCTGTCGTGGCTGTCCGATCTGGTCGCGGTTCGGACGTCGGCCGCAGTGAAGTCGCAACTCCGCCGGGAGGTTGCCGCGTCCTACCTCCGACCGGACACCGACCAGCCGGACCGCGGCACGGTGATCACCTTGATCACCAGCGGCCTGGATGATCTTGACGGCTACTTCGCCCGCTATCTGCCGCAACTGGTGCTCGCAGTCACGGTGCCGTCGGTCATCGGGATCGCCATCGCCTTCGAGGATCTGCTCAGCGCGGTGATCATCGCCCTCACGCTGCCGTTGATCCCGCTCTTCATGGCCCTGGTCGGCTGGACGACGGAGAAGATCACCGGCCGTCGCTGGCAGGTGCAGGCCAGGCTGTCCCACCACTTCATCGATCTGGTCGCTGGGCTGCCGACCTTGCGCGCGTTCGGCCGTGCCAAGGGCCAGGCCGAGGGTCTGCGTCGGTCGGGTGAGGCCAACCGGGTCGAGACCATGGCGACGTTGCGGGTCGCACTGTTGTCGGCGTTGGTGCTCGAACTGCTGGCAACGCTGTCGGTCGCGATCGTCGCGGTGGTGATCGGCCTGCGGGTCATCGCCGGTCAGGTCGACCTGCAGACCTCGCTGTTCGTCCTGGTGCTGGCACCAGAGGCGTACCTGCCGCTGCGCAAGGTCGGCGTGCACTACCACGATGCCGCCGGCGGCGCTGCCGCGGCGCGGGCAGCCTTCGACCTGATCGGCAAGCACCCCACGGCGACGACAACCTCCCCGACGGCGGCGGGCCGGGCGATGCCCGAAGGACCGCTCGAGATCCTCGTCCGAGACGTCGGCTACACCTTCCCGGGAGCGTCCGCGCCGGCGTTGGAACGGGTCACCCTCGTCGCACCCGTCGGCGACGTCACGGTGCTCTGGGGCGCCAGCGGCTCCGGCAAGTCGACACTGTTGCGGATGCTCACCGGTTGGCTGACGCCGACCACCGGGCAGATCATGATCAACGGCACCGACACCAGGCGTATCGATCAATCCGAGCTCCAGCAGGCCGTTGCCTGGGTCGGCCAGGAACCAGCCCTGCTTCGCGGTACGGTCGCCGACAACGTACGCCTGGGTCTGTCGACCGCGACCGATGACCAGATCGCCCGGGCGCTCTTCGCAGCCGGTGTCGATCTTGATCCGGGCCGGCGGGTGGACGAAGGAGCCGGGCTGTCCGCGGGTGAGTTGCGCCGGGTCGCCCTGGCCAGAGCCTGGCTGCGGATCCGGTACGGGAGCGGACGGCTGTTGCTGCTGGACGAACCGACGGCCGGCCTGGACGAGGACAACGAACTCGACGCCATCGCCATGATCAAGGATCTGGGCGTAACAGCGGTGGTGGTATCGCACCGCCCGGCAGTTCTCGCGGCAGCCGATCACGTGGTACCGATGCGGGTCCGATCATGA